The genome window CCGGGCTCGACGTGGCGCGCGGTGGCCAGGTCGACCACCTGTTGCAGGCGCACCGTGGGCGCGGCTGGACCGGTGTGCAGGGCGCCGTGGTTCATGTGCTCGGCGTGGTCGCCGGACATCGGCATCGGCGTGTTCTCCATGGCCCAGGGCACGGTCTGTTGACTGGCTGTATTAAGGCTGCGCGCCTGCTGGTCGGACTGCGGCACGTTGTTCCACATCGCCGCCGGGAAGCGATTCCAAAGTTCGGCGTACTGCTTACCCCAGAAGCCGGTCCAGGTCATGCCGCTGAGCAGCATCACCAGTAACAGCGAGGCGCCCCAGAAGCCGGTGACCGCATGCAGGTCACGCCAGAAAACCCGGCCTCGGGCAGTGAAGCGCGGCCACAGAACACCGGCGGATGACTTGCCACGCGGCCACCACAGGTACAGGCCCGACACCACCAGCATCACGCCCCAACCGGCAGCGAGTTCCACCAGGCGGTCGCCGACCGTGCCGATCATCAGCTCACCGTGCAGGGCGCGGGCGATGGCTTGCAGGTTGTATTTGGCATCCTGCTCGCCGAGGAGCGTGCCGCGATACGGGTCGACAAAGACCGTCACGTCGCGCCCGTTGTTATGCATCACGAATTGCGCGCTGCTGGTGGCGTCAGCGGGGGGCAGGTATTTGCTGATCACGCCCTTGGGGTAGGCCGCCTGGGCGCGTTGCAGTTGCTCGTCGGCGCTGAGGGCGTGCTCGGCGCTTTGCACCTTGAGCAGGTCGCCGTACATCAGCGGGTCGAGCTGGGGTTTGAACAGGTAGATGATGCCGGTCAGGGCCAGCAGCACCATGAAAGGGGTGACGAAGAGGCCGGCGTAGAAGTGCCAGCGCCAGGCCAGGTTGTAGAAGGATATTTTTTGAGTGCTCATCGGGGGCTCCGCAAGGCTTTGGATTTTTTGTGTCTGGTTGGCCGTCATCGGGGGCAAGCCCCCTCCCACATTTGATGGTGTTCACAAAATCAAAAGTGTGGGAGGGGGCTTGCCCCCGATGCTCTTAGAAGCTCATGTCGACTTTGGTCCAGAGCGTTCGCCCTGGCTCCTTGATGGCTTGCGGGTCGGTGGCCGGGTAGCCGAACCCGGCGTTGCCGGCCAGGTTCAAGTGCTCGGCGTAGGCCTTGCCGAACAGGTTGTCGACGCCGGTGCTGACCTTGAAGTGCTTGTTGATGCGGTACGCCGCGTTCAGCGAGAACACGCCAAAGCCGCCGCTCTTGTCGTAGTCCTTGCCGACCACGTTGCCCTTGTTTTGGTCGATGCGGTTCTGCGCCGCGACCACACGCCACAACGCACCGGCGCTCCAGTCGTCTTCGCTGTAGGTGAGGCCCAGGCGTGCATCCAGCGGCGGCATCTGTGGCAGCGCCTTGCCGTCGCTGCTGTTCTTGCCCCAGGCGTAGGCGAGGGTGGCGTCGGCTTTCCAGTTGCGCGTCAGCTTGTACGCCGCGCCCAATTCGCCGCCCATGATGCGGGCGTCGACGTTACGCGCCTGGGAGGTGGTGCCCATCATCCCGGGCCTGTAGTCGAACAGGATGAAGTCCTGCACCCGGCCAATGTACCCCGAGGCCCAGGCCTCCAGGTCGTCGGCTTTGTATTGCGCGCCGAAGTCGAGCTGGGTGGTTTTCTCCGGCGTCACGCCGTCGAAGGCATTCACCGAGCCGACCGCGCCGGTGTTGGGCGAAAACAGCTCCCAGTAATCCGGGAAGCGTTCCGAATGGCCCAGGCCTGCATAAACGGTAGTGGGGCTATCGGCCAGGTCGTGTTCATACCGCACGAAGCCCGAGGGCAGGGTGTCGGCGCGGGTGTCGTCGGCGGTCGGGTTGGGGCGGGTCATCATCCCCGAGCCGCTGGTTTGGCGGAAATCCTTGGCCGAGGCGCGGTCCACGCGCGCACCGGTGATCAGGCGATCACGGTCGGCGGCGTACCAGGTCAGTTCGCCGAACACGCCGTAGTTATGGAAGTTGGCGTCCTTGACCCGCGGCAAGTCCTTGTAGGTGTCGATGCCCATGCTGCTGCGCTGGCGGTGTTCGTTGGTCTGCGCGTCCAGGCCACTGATCAGTTGCACATCGGCCCAGCGCCAGGTGGCCTTGATACGTGTGCCGAGGGTGCGCCGGTCGACGTTGGACGCCATCGGCCCCGCCATCATGCCGGTGCCGGACGGTGTGCGCAGGCTGTAGTTGTCCATCACATGGTCGGCGTAGTTGTAGTAGACCTGGGCCTCGACCTTGTCCAGCACCTCGCCGATGTTGGACTTTTCAAAGCGCAGCCCGAGGCTTTCACGCAGGAACTGCGAACCGTCCATGCCGCGCCCGGCGTAACGTGCTTCGCCATCGCCACGGCCAGCGGTGAGTTCCAGCAGGGTGTCGGCGTCGGGGGTGAAGCCGACCGCCACATCGCCATTCCATTTGTCGTAGCGCGAGGCGACGGTGTCGTTGTTGCCGTCCTTGTAGTCATCGGCGTGGGCCTGGTTGCCGATCACCCGCACGTAGCCCAGCGGCCCGCCGGCAGCGGCATCGATGACCTTGTCGAAGCGCCCGTTGGAACCGGCCAGCACACTGGCGTTGAGGCGTGTGCCCAGCTCACCGAACTGCTCCGGCTCGCGCTCGAACAGGATGGTGCCGGCTGACGCGCCCGGGCCCCAGAGCACGGTTTGCGGGCCTTTGATCACGGTGAGCTTGTCGTAGGTCTCCGGCGAGATGTACGAGGTGGGCGCGTCCATGCGGCCGGGGCAGGCGCCGAGCATCATGCTGCCGTTGGTGAGGATGTTCAGGCGCGAGCCGAACATGCCACGCAGCACCGGGTCACCATTGGTGCCGCCATTGCGCACCAGGGTGAAGCCGGGGATGGTCTTGAGGTAGTCGCCGCCATCGCTGGCGGGCACCGGCTGGCGTGGGTCTTTGGGGTTGGTGATAACGGTCAGCGGTGAGCTGGGGGCGATCGCCGTGATCACGGTGGGCGTCAGCTCATGTTCGGCGTGCTCGTCGGCCTGAGCGTGAGGTGCCAGGAGCGCACCGCACAGGGCGGCGAGCACGGGGGTATATCCCAAACGGGTGTCAGCAGAAAACCTGGACATGACAAATTCCATCAATCAGTCGTAAACAACACGGCCAGCAGCCTGCGGCTGTCTGTCTAAAGTCGGCCGGGGTGAAGTAACGGTGTTAAGTGCTTACGAAGCGATGGGCGGAGCGCGGCTGCGGGCGCCAGGGAAGATGCTCTGCCGGGCATGGCCCAGGCGTGTGGCGGGGGGGAGGGCGTTGGCCGGCGGCGGGCTGCTCAGGGTGAAGGTTGAAACGCCGCCGGGCAGGGCGGGGCAGCTATAGAGCAGGTCACAATAGCCGCACTTGGACCAGAGGGCGTGGTGGTCGTCAGGGGCTTTCTGGTGATGGGCATCGCCGTGGTCCATCGGCATGTCCATGGACATGGTCATCGACATACCGGCGTGATGATCCACCGGCATCGCTTGGGAAATCAGCGGACCGATGAAGATCATCAGCATGGCGAACAGGCTGATCCAACTGCCGCGCTTCAGGCGAGCATGTGGAGATAACCTGGCGCGAGGGGCGCCCATCGCGTGTCAGCCTATTGGGTGTGCTTGTGTTCGTGGGCGGCCATCGGCGGCACTTTCTGCACCGACACTTCCACCTCGACCTTGCCGGCTTTTTCGAAGGTGAGGGTCAGCGGGAATTGCTTGCCGTCGGCCAGCAGGCTGCGGTCCTTGAGGCCCAGCAGCATCACGTGATAGGCCATGGGCGCGAAGGTCAGCTCGCCCTTGGCCGGTACGGCGACGCTGGGCACCTGCTGCATCTTCATCAGGTCGCCCTGCATCACATGCTCATGCAGCTCGGCCTTGTCTGCCACCGGCGTGTCGACGCTGAGCAGGCGGTCCGGGCTTTCTCCGGTGTTGTGAATCACAAAGTACGCCGCGACGGTCGGCGCATTCGGCGGCAACTCCTGGGACCAGGGATCGCTGACCAGCAGGTCGCCGGCCTTGTAGTCATCGGCATTGGCAGCACTGAACACCGGCAGCAACAACGCGGCCAGAAGCAGGGAAGATTTGAGCATGGCAGTTCTCCAGAACGGTTCTAAACGCAGTTCACTTGCGAAGAAATCAGACCGTTGGAGAGGCACGGGGGTTGAGGCTCGGCCATTGCTGGCGCGGGGTGGGGCTTTGCAGCTGGGGTGGCGGCAAGCTCTGTGAAGTATTGAATCGGGTGAGATACAACTGCGGCACATGCCCCGGCAACGCCACCAACGGCGCCGAGCCCGAGCAGCACCAGCAATGCTGCATGGTGGAATGATCGTCCTGCTGCGGCGCCGGGATCTCCAGCTTGCCCAGGGCGATGGTCTTGAGGCTCGCGCCATTGGAGGAACAGAAACTGCCCCACAGCAATTGCTGGACCGGGTCGCTGGACTGCTGCATCGCGCTGGCCATCGGCATGGCAAAGGCGTTGAACAGCACTGCAAGGCAGGCGATCCAGACGATTGCAAAGCGTTGACGGGCCATGGCGGACAATCCGTAGGGTTAAACGATCAGGCGGGTATTTAGCCTGATCGGGGGGGATAAGTAAAAAGGGGCGGTGTGGTTTGGTGTCGCAGTGTCAGTGGTTGAGGATAGACGGGAACTGAAAGGTTGCCGATATCAAGGGCAACGCGGTGCTAATTGTGGGAGCGGGCTTGCTCGCGAAAGCGGAGTGTCAGCCAATACATGTGGTGACTGACACACCGTCTTCGCGAGCAAGCCCGCTCCCACATTTTGGATTGCGCTCGGCTCGAATATGGAGTCATTCGACAGAAATGTCCGACAAGCCTTTAAGGTTGCCCCTAGGAAACTCAGTCCCTAGTCTCCGTACACCGCTGCAAACGCAGCGGCCGGGCGTCGCGGCCCGAACGGATCAAGCATTGCCTCCTTTCAGTTGACGCTTTTTTATCGTCTACTGTGCGGCGCTATGGTGGCTGTGCGCGGGATACCTTCGGGTATGCCGGTTTCCTTGATCTCCGGTCCGCGAACCTGCGCACAGCTGCCACCCCTATCGCGTCGCGGCGATGAGTGGCAGCTCCACTTAGATTAAGGAGCTTCACAATGATCAAACCTGCCCCAAATCCCCCCGTCCGGCTCTTCACCGTGGCCGATGGAATCAGCAGTGA of Pseudomonas azotoformans contains these proteins:
- a CDS encoding DUF2946 domain-containing protein, with protein sequence MARQRFAIVWIACLAVLFNAFAMPMASAMQQSSDPVQQLLWGSFCSSNGASLKTIALGKLEIPAPQQDDHSTMQHCWCCSGSAPLVALPGHVPQLYLTRFNTSQSLPPPQLQSPTPRQQWPSLNPRASPTV
- a CDS encoding TonB-dependent copper receptor, whose product is MSRFSADTRLGYTPVLAALCGALLAPHAQADEHAEHELTPTVITAIAPSSPLTVITNPKDPRQPVPASDGGDYLKTIPGFTLVRNGGTNGDPVLRGMFGSRLNILTNGSMMLGACPGRMDAPTSYISPETYDKLTVIKGPQTVLWGPGASAGTILFEREPEQFGELGTRLNASVLAGSNGRFDKVIDAAAGGPLGYVRVIGNQAHADDYKDGNNDTVASRYDKWNGDVAVGFTPDADTLLELTAGRGDGEARYAGRGMDGSQFLRESLGLRFEKSNIGEVLDKVEAQVYYNYADHVMDNYSLRTPSGTGMMAGPMASNVDRRTLGTRIKATWRWADVQLISGLDAQTNEHRQRSSMGIDTYKDLPRVKDANFHNYGVFGELTWYAADRDRLITGARVDRASAKDFRQTSGSGMMTRPNPTADDTRADTLPSGFVRYEHDLADSPTTVYAGLGHSERFPDYWELFSPNTGAVGSVNAFDGVTPEKTTQLDFGAQYKADDLEAWASGYIGRVQDFILFDYRPGMMGTTSQARNVDARIMGGELGAAYKLTRNWKADATLAYAWGKNSSDGKALPQMPPLDARLGLTYSEDDWSAGALWRVVAAQNRIDQNKGNVVGKDYDKSGGFGVFSLNAAYRINKHFKVSTGVDNLFGKAYAEHLNLAGNAGFGYPATDPQAIKEPGRTLWTKVDMSF
- a CDS encoding copper chaperone PCu(A)C — encoded protein: MLKSSLLLAALLLPVFSAANADDYKAGDLLVSDPWSQELPPNAPTVAAYFVIHNTGESPDRLLSVDTPVADKAELHEHVMQGDLMKMQQVPSVAVPAKGELTFAPMAYHVMLLGLKDRSLLADGKQFPLTLTFEKAGKVEVEVSVQKVPPMAAHEHKHTQ
- a CDS encoding DUF2946 domain-containing protein, producing MGAPRARLSPHARLKRGSWISLFAMLMIFIGPLISQAMPVDHHAGMSMTMSMDMPMDHGDAHHQKAPDDHHALWSKCGYCDLLYSCPALPGGVSTFTLSSPPPANALPPATRLGHARQSIFPGARSRAPPIAS
- a CDS encoding PepSY-associated TM helix domain-containing protein; translation: MSTQKISFYNLAWRWHFYAGLFVTPFMVLLALTGIIYLFKPQLDPLMYGDLLKVQSAEHALSADEQLQRAQAAYPKGVISKYLPPADATSSAQFVMHNNGRDVTVFVDPYRGTLLGEQDAKYNLQAIARALHGELMIGTVGDRLVELAAGWGVMLVVSGLYLWWPRGKSSAGVLWPRFTARGRVFWRDLHAVTGFWGASLLLVMLLSGMTWTGFWGKQYAELWNRFPAAMWNNVPQSDQQARSLNTASQQTVPWAMENTPMPMSGDHAEHMNHGALHTGPAAPTVRLQQVVDLATARHVEPGYSITFPTTAEGVFTIAVFANDPRNDATLHVDQYTGKVLADVRWEHYNLVARATETGVMLHEGKMFGWVNQLIVLLICLMILLSAVSGVVIWWKRRPVGGLGVPPLRHDLPKWKTAMVIMLGLAIIFPLVGASLIVVWVLDRLVLSRLFAQRESASGST